The following proteins are co-located in the bacterium genome:
- a CDS encoding leucine zipper domain-containing protein, with protein sequence MAQIRQHANARLTVRQRREMVSAMLDEGWPVAAAAERFQVSAKTARKWRDRYVAEGPGGLADRSSRPRSSPTRTPPEVRARVAELRAQRRRGAAWIAHKTGLAPSTVQNILNEAGLGRLDRGDRATAKAQRYVRETPGELIHVDVKKLPGIPPGGGWRHHGRGNAPTPGAKAGYRYLHSALDDHSRLVYSEIHDDERAQTAADFWRRAERWFNTWGIACERVLTDTHTGWVPVGLGRA encoded by the coding sequence ATGGCACAGATTAGACAGCACGCCAACGCGCGGCTCACGGTTCGCCAGCGCCGGGAGATGGTCTCGGCGATGCTCGATGAGGGTTGGCCGGTCGCGGCGGCCGCGGAGCGGTTCCAGGTCAGCGCCAAGACGGCGCGCAAGTGGCGCGACCGCTACGTCGCCGAGGGCCCCGGGGGCCTGGCGGATCGCTCCAGCCGGCCTCGCTCCTCGCCGACGCGCACACCCCCGGAGGTGCGCGCCAGGGTGGCCGAACTGCGCGCCCAGCGCCGCCGCGGCGCCGCCTGGATCGCCCACAAGACCGGCCTGGCGCCCTCGACGGTGCAGAACATCCTCAACGAGGCGGGCCTGGGGCGCCTCGACCGGGGCGACCGCGCCACCGCGAAGGCGCAGCGCTATGTGCGCGAAACCCCTGGTGAGCTGATCCACGTGGACGTCAAGAAGCTGCCGGGCATCCCCCCCGGCGGCGGCTGGCGGCACCACGGACGAGGCAACGCCCCCACGCCCGGCGCCAAAGCCGGCTACCGCTACCTCCACAGCGCCCTCGACGACCACAGCCGCCTCGTGTACAGCGAGATCCACGACGACGAGCGCGCCCAGACCGCCGCGGACTTCTGGCGGCGCGCCGAGCGCTGGTTCAACACTTGGGGCATCGCCTGCGAACGCGTCCTGACCGACACTCATACTGGTTGGGTGCCTGTCGGTCTGGGGCGGGCCTGA